Proteins found in one Anopheles aquasalis chromosome 3, idAnoAquaMG_Q_19, whole genome shotgun sequence genomic segment:
- the LOC126578174 gene encoding mediator of RNA polymerase II transcription subunit 12 produces the protein MLEKEPDSMAVTMKQDYAASEVYSTTSEAPPAYKMRQANSVKIAKIIAITVVLSSFILGSFILASSYLQAKQSCDQMQALDAVLNKELMLEAMQQDTPKAQALMQDNLAADEANVQTIDRDGDKKRKQEQEAAHHQKEESDESNDSEDEDDSSSDVESDESIDMNNHIHVKLPLDLHLTDLANAILRENQKSRMNCIVERRRSEEMVGSPAKMVRLPFGMDMATDPKQQKVTGERIAIFCESGNEIKNEEPEPTVRQVLIPIPPVRQSFGPITHLPQQMGPAPQTIIRQMPRPMFPFHVIHAQQQQAQQQQQQQQPQQPQPQFPPMPAQMMQAPHPDAPMGRPNFHPLMQHLPQIMAAQSGMPPRAEVRIHLQRIPIPEIMRPFLPPQIIRSQPSEQSEQQPQPQQLPQHPPQLHPQQQLPQEVQIREFGMPSSEELQMDVAQKFTEQLRSLIARIAESEDSEEETDSYRNAPNQEGPSPHSEERELQEQQPPRPSEPEQHQEETNEEQSQQPQQPTPVQPQILRSLPQAMNPEMLPMGRIHYGRSLLQPISLPGKVVETSASEEDAIRPHYVQPRSV, from the exons ATGCTGGAGAAGGAACCGGACTCAATGGCCGTCACGATGAAGCAGGACTACGCGGCCAGTGAGGtgtacagcaccaccagtgagGCACCACCA GCCTACAAGATGCGTCAGGCGAACTCGGTGAAGATCGCGaagatcatcgccatcaccgtggTGCTGTCGTCCTTCATCCTGGGCTCGTTCATCCTGGCCTCATCCTACCTGCAGGCCAAGCAATCCTGCGACCAGATGCAGGCCCTCGATGCCGTCCTCAACAAGGAGCTGATGCTGGAAGCGATGCAACAG GATACCCCGAAGGCGCAAGCCCTGATGCAGGACAACCTGGCTGCCGATGAGGCCAACGTGCAGACGATCGATCGGGATGGTGACAAGAAGcggaagcaggagcaggaagccGCGCATCATCAGAAGGAGGAGTCAGACGAGTCGAATGACTcggaggacgaggatgatTCGTCGAGCGATGTCGAGAGCGACGAATCGATCGACATGAACAACCACATCCACGTGAAGCTTCCCCTGGATCTGCACCTGACCGATCTGGCCAACGCTATCCTTCGGGAGAACCAGAA GTCCCGCATGAACTGCATCGTTGAGCGTCGTCGTTCGGAGGAGATGGTCGGATCGCCTGCTAAGATGGTGCGTCTACCGTTCGGAATGGACATGGCCACCGAtccgaagcagcagaaagttACCGGTGAGCGCATTGCCATCTTCTGCGAGTCGGGCAATGAAATCAA GAATGAGGAACCGGAGCCAACGGTGCGCCAAGTGTTGATCCCGATTCCACCGGTTCGTCAGAGCTTCGGTCCAATCACGCACCTTCCGCAGCAGATGGGTCCAGCACCGCAGACCATCATCCGCCAGATGCCACGTCCAATGTTTCCGTTCCACGTGATCCacgcgcagcaacagcaggcccaacagcagcagcaacagcagcagccacagcagcctCAGCCGCAGTTCCCCCCGATGCCAGCCCAGATGATGCAGGCACCGCATCCCGATGCACCGATGGGACGCCCGAACTTCCATCCGCTGATGCAGCATCTGCCTCAGATTATGGCCGCCCAATCCGGAATGCCACCGCGCGCGGAAGTTCGCATCCACCTGCAGCGTATTCCGATCCCGGAGATCATGCGTCCGTTCCTGCCACCCCAGATCATCCGTAGCCAGCCGTCGGAACagtcggagcagcagccacagccgcagcagcttCCCCAGCATCCACCACAGCTGcatcctcagcagcagctaccgcaGGAAGTGCAGATCCGTGAGTTCGGTATGCCGTCCTCGGAGGAGCTGCAGATGGATGTGGCCCAGAAGTTCACCGAGCAGCTACGCTCGTTGATTGCCCGCATTGCCGAGTCGGAGGATAGCGAGGAGGAGACGGATTCGTACCGCAACGCACCGAACCAGGAAGGACCTTCGCCACACTCGGAGGAACGGGAgctgcaggaacagcagcCACCGCGTCCGAGCgaaccggagcagcaccaggaagAGACCAACGAGGAACAGTCGCAGCAGCCCCAGCAACCAACTCCGGTGCAGCCACAGATCCTCCGAAGCCTACCGCAAGCGATGAACCCGGAGATGCTGCCGATGGGACGCATCCACTACGGCCGTAGCCTTCTGCAACCGATCAGCTTGCCCGGCAAGGTGGTGGAGACTTCCGCCTCCGAGGAAGACGCCATCCGTCCACACT ATGTCCAACCACGATCGGTTTAA